The Candidatus Firestonebacteria bacterium RIFOXYD2_FULL_39_29 genomic interval GAGGGTTCCCTCCTAACGTTAAAACCAATTCTACCATTTTATTCATTTTACTTTTCCCCCTTCTTTACTTTCTCAGATTTTTTATAATTTGTTTTTGATTTTTAGAACTAAAAACAGCTGCTCCCGCAACCAGTATATCGGCACCTGCTGAAGTTATCAAAGGCGCTGTTACTTCATTGACACCGCCATCAACTTCAATTTTTACATCATATTTATTTTTCATGATAAAATTTTTTATTTCCACAATTCTATCTATGGATTCCGCTATGAATTTTTGACCGCCAAATCCCGGAAAAACAGACATAACCAGGATCAAATCAACATACTTCAAGTAAGGAAATATTTTTCTAACCGGAGTATCAGGATTTAGAGATAAACCTGCAAATACTCCAAGATTATTTATTCTCGTTAAATCATTTTTTAAATTTCCGGAAGCTTCATAGTGAATTGTAATATAGTCGGCTCCTGCTTCGGCAAATCTTTCGATATATTTGTCCGGATTAACGATCATTAAATGGCAATCAAGAGGCAGCGAAGTAATTTTTCCAATCTGCTTAACTAGTCCCATTCCAAAAGTTATATTTGGGACAAAAGAACCGTCCATTACATCTATGTGGATAAGGTCAGCTCCGGATTTTTCCAGTTTTCTTATATCTCTCTCGAAATTAAGGAAATCCGCAGAAAGTATAGAAGGAGCGATTTTTATTTTATTCATAAGGTCTCTCTTCTTTCATTTC includes:
- a CDS encoding ribulose-phosphate 3-epimerase: MNKIKIAPSILSADFLNFERDIRKLEKSGADLIHIDVMDGSFVPNITFGMGLVKQIGKITSLPLDCHLMIVNPDKYIERFAEAGADYITIHYEASGNLKNDLTRINNLGVFAGLSLNPDTPVRKIFPYLKYVDLILVMSVFPGFGGQKFIAESIDRIVEIKNFIMKNKYDVKIEVDGGVNEVTAPLITSAGADILVAGAAVFSSKNQKQIIKNLRK